In Citrus sinensis cultivar Valencia sweet orange chromosome 2, DVS_A1.0, whole genome shotgun sequence, a single genomic region encodes these proteins:
- the LOC102623723 gene encoding multicopper oxidase LPR1-like, translated as MAIVERVLFLYLMFLAAARVMISSAARTEERLINPSQLEMFVDELPDMPKIKCFEDAANGAPKPKKLKIGMFKKKWKFHRDLPPTPVYAYGTSKHTATVPGPTIEALHGIDTYVTWQNHLPSKHILPWDPTIPTAIPRKKKGIPTVVHLHGGIDEPESDGNANSWFTAGFKEKGPTWTKKTYHYHNMQQPGNLWYHDHAMGLTRINLLAGLVGAYIIRHHDVETPLRLPSGDEFDRPLVVFDRSFRTDGSIYMNSTGNNPSIHPQWQPEYFGDAIIVNGKAWPRMTVRRRKYRFRIINASNARFYRFFFTNGLRFIHVAADSAYLGRPVVTNETLLAPSEIADVVIDFSESKSDVAILANDAPYPYPSGDPVNDANGKVMKFIIKKNHELDTWRVPEKLIKYPSPNPSSASRTRYIAMYEYTSDIDEPTHLFINGKSYEEPVTETPEAGTSEVWNVINLTEDNHPLHIHLGLFVVLDQRELVKLEEFKACMTKYNDASKCHISKYARGKKLEVSEHEKGWKNVYKMTPGYVTKILVRFSYIHSNASYPFDPTAEPGYVYHCHVLDHEDNVMMRPLKLIK; from the exons ATGGCTATCGTGGAGagagttttgtttctttatttgatGTTTTTGGCCGCGGCGAGAGTGATGATAAGCTCAGCTGCACGGACAGAAGAAAGGCTAATAAATCCATCACAATTGGAGATGTTTGTTGATGAGCTTCCAGATATgcctaaaataaaatgctttGAAGACGCTGCAAATGGTGCTCCAAAACCAAAGAAACTCAAGATTGGCATGTTCAAAAAGAAATGG AAATTCCACAGAGACCTACCTCCAACCCCAGTGTATGCCTACGGTACATCGAAGCACACAGCTACAGTCCCTGGTCCAACCATCGAGGCCCTCCATGGGATTGACACCTACGTGACGTGGCAAAATCATCTCCCTTCAAAACACATACTTCCATGGGACCCCACAATTCCAACTGCCATTCCACGCAAGAAGAAGGGAATTCCTACTGTAGTGCACCTCCATGGAGGCATTGATGAACCCGAGAGTGATGGAAACGCAAATTCATGGTTCACCGCTGGATTTAAAGAAAAGGGACCCACTTGGACTAAGAAAACTTACCACTATCACAACATGCAACAGCCGGGGAATTTGTGGTACCATGATCATGCCATGGGCTTGACTAGGATCAACCTTTTGGCTGGCTTAGTTGGGGCCTACATTATTCGCCATCACGATGTTGAGACCCCACTTAGACTCCCCAGCGGTGATGAGTTCGATCGACCGTTGGTCGTCTTTGATCGTAGCTTTCGCACCGATGGTTCGATATACATGAACTCTACAGGAAATAACCCCTCTATACACCCACAGTGGCAACCTGAGTATTTCGGTGACGCGATTATTGTTAACGGGAAAGCATGGCCGCGTATGACGGTACGACGTCGAAAATATAGATTCCGCATCATCAATGCCAGCAATGCCAGATTctatagatttttcttcaccAACGGTCTGAGATTCATCCACGTGGCAGCTGATTCAGCATACCTTGGAAGACCAGTAGTGACCAATGAGACCCTTCTGGCCCCATCGGAAATTGCTGACGTGGTCATTGACTTTTCGGAATCAAAGTCTGACGTTGCTATCCTAGCAAACGACGCACCGTATCCTTACCCATCAGGTGACCCGGTCAATGATGCCAATGGTAAGGTGATGAAATTTATCATAAAGAAAAATCACGAGCTTGACACGTGGCGCGTACCAGAGAAGTTGATAAAATACCCATCTCCTAATCCATCGAGTGCATCGAGGACACGTTACATTGCTATGTACGAGTACACAAGCGACATTGATGAGCCCACACATCTGTTCATCAATGGAAAATCATACGAGGAACCCGTGACTGAAACACCCGAGGCTGGGACCAGTGAAGTGTGGAATGTGATCAATCTAACGGAGGACAATCATCCATTACACATTCATCTGGGACTGTTTGTGGTGTTGGATCAGAGGGAGTTGGTGAAACTGGAAGAGTTTAAAGCTTGTATGACAAAATACAACGACGCTAGCAAGTGCCACATAAGCAAGTATGCACGTGGCAAGAAACTAGAGGTGTCGGAACATGAGAAGGGGTGGAAGAACGTGTACAAGATGACGCCAGGATACGTGACAAAAATATTGGTGAGGTTTTCTTACATACATTCTAATGCATCGTATCCGTTTGATCCGACCGCCGAGCCTGGTTACGTGTATCATTGCCAT GTTTTGGATCACGAGGACAATGTGATGATGAGGCCTCTGAAGTTAATCAAGTGA
- the LOC102624015 gene encoding actin-interacting protein 1-1 — MAEVHLSETYACAPSTERGRGILISGNPKTDTILYCNGRSVLIRYLDKPLHVEFYGEHGYPVTVARYSPNGEWIASADVSGSVRIWGTHNGFVLKNEFKVLSGRIDDLQWSPDGLRIVACGDGKGKSFVRAFMWDSGTTVGDFDGHSRRVLSCEFKPTRPFRIATCGEDFLVNFYEGPPFKFKLSHREHSNFVNCIRFSPDGSKLISVSSDRKGLIYDGKSGEKIGELSSEDGHHGSIYAVSWSPDGKKVLTVSADKSAKVWEILEDGSGGRVIKTFASSTSNAVEDMLVGCLWQNDHLITVSLGGIISIFSASNLDKAPLSFSGHVKNVSTLTALKNSQQTILSSSYDGVIIKWIRGVGYSSKLEKKYDAKIKCLAAVEEVIFTAGFDNKVWRVPLCEGECGDAEHIDVGSQPLDLSLALSSPELALVSTESGVILLDSLKVMSKIDLGFTVTACAIAPDGSEAIVGGQNGKLHIYSISGNTLTEEMVLEKHRGAITVIQYSPDVSMFASADGNREAIVWDRVSKEVKLNNMLFHTARINCLAWSPSSTMVATGSIDTCVIIYEIGKPASSRITIKNAHLGGVYGVAFMDDFNVVSSGEDACIRVWRLATE, encoded by the exons ATGGCCGAAGTACATCTCTCAGAAACCTACGCATGCGCGCCATCCACCGAGCGCGGCCGCGGAATTCTGATCTCCGGCAATCCGAAAACAGACACCATTCTCTACTGCAACGGGCGGTCCGTTTTGATCCGCTACTTGGACAAGCCGCTCCACGTGGAGTTCTACGGGGAGCACGGGTACCCGGTCACCGTGGCCCGTTACTCGCCCAATGGCGAGTGGATCGCGTCTGCTGACGTGTCGGGGTCCGTTAGGATTTGGGGGACCCACAATGGATTCGTGCTTAAGAATGAGTTTAAGGTTTTGTCGGGTCGGATCGATGATTTACAGTGGTCACCTGATGGGCTGAGGATTGTTGCGTGTGGTGATGGCAAGGGAAAGTCGTTCGTTCGCGCCTTTAT GTGGGATTCAGGCACTACGGTGGGGGATTTTGATGGCCACTCCAGGCGTGTCCTGAGCTGTGAATTTAAACCAACAAGGCCATTTCGTATCGCCACATGTGGGGAGGATTTCTTGGTGAATTTTTATGAAGGTCCACCATTTAAGTTCAAGCTGTCTCACAG GGAGCACTCAAACTTTGTCAACTGTATTAGATTCTCACCAGatggaagcaaattaattaGTGTAAGCTCAGATAGGAAGGGTTTAATATACGATGGGAAGAGTGGGGAAAAGATTGGAGAGTTGTCCTCAGAAGATGGTCACCATGGCAGTATATATGCAGTTAGTTGGAGTCCTGATGGTAAAAAG GTTCTCACTGTGTCTGCTGACAAGTCTGCCAAAGTTTGGGAGATTCTTGAAGATGGTAGTGGGGGAAGGGTAATTAAAACATTTGCCAGTTCCACATCCAATGCAGTGGAGGACATGCTTGTTGGATGCCTTTGGCAGAATGATCATCTCATCACTGTTTCCCTTGGTGGGATAATTAGCATTTTTTCCGCAAGCAATCTTGATAAAGCTCCTCTATCATTTTCTGGACACGTGAAGAATGTCAGTACATTAACTGCTCTTAAAAACAGCCAACAGACAATCCTGTCCAGCAGCTATGACGGTGTCATCATTAAATGGATCCGAGGTGTTGGGTACAGTAGTAAATTAGAGAAGAAATATGATGCTAAGATTAAATGTTTAGCAGCAGTTGAAGAAGTGATTTTTACAGCTGGGTTTGATAACAAG GTATGGAGAGTTCCCCTGTGCGAAGGGGAATGTGGAGATGCAGAGCATATTGATGTTGGTAGTCAGCCTTTGGACCTGAGCCTTGCCCTTAGTTCCCCTGAACTGGCTTTGGTTTCAACTGAATCTGGAGTTATCCTGCTTGATAGTTTGAAAGTGATGTCAAAGATTGATCTTGGGTTTACTGTAACAGCATGTGCAATTGCACCTGATGGAAGTGAAGCCATTGTGGGTGGTCAGAATGGGAAGTTGCACATATATTCCATCTCAGGAAATACTCTTACAGAAGAAATGGTTCTTGAGAAGCATAGAGGTGCAATTACTGTGATACAATATTCACCAGATGTATCCATGTTTGCTTCAGCTGATGGCAATCGTGAAGCCATTGTTTGGGACCGTGTGTCCAAAGAG GTGAAGCTTAATAACATGTTGTTTCACACTGCTCGCATCAATTGCCTAGCTTGGTCTCCCAGTAGCACTATGGTGGCTACTGGTTCGATTGACACTTGTGTCatcatttatgaaattgggAAACCTGCTTCGAGTCGCATAACGATAAAGAATGCTCATTTGGGTGGAGTCTATGGCGTGGcttttatggatgactttaaCGTGGTGAGTTCAGGAGAGGATGCTTGTATACGTGTGTGGAGATTAGCAACGGAATAA
- the LOC102624490 gene encoding heavy metal-associated isoprenylated plant protein 37 → MTKEEDFKLLKIQTCVLKVNIHCDGCKQKVKKLLQRIEGVYQVNIDAEQQKVTVSGSVDSATLIKKLVRAGKHAELWSQKSNQNQNQKNNCIKDDKNNNKGQKQGLMKGFEPLKNQQKFPTFISEDDDDYFDDDEEDYEDELSFLKANQLGQLGLLRPQAVDANNAKKAVGAMAAAAASNTNNKMNNNVGNGNAGKKGNPNQNVGMKVINPNGIDQKTMEALKMNNVLNGGNINGGGGGGGDVKRGNDINAMMNLAGFHGNGANIPSAATALRGSANGLNGFQAVQPNNGFQNSTAAAGFPNGTGQYPPSAMLMNMNGMNHPSQMMMNMNMQNRHAMQQPQMMYHRSPFVPPNTGYYYNYSPAPYSYPEQPNYSGDHSVASATTHMFSDENTSSCSIM, encoded by the exons ATGACTAAAGAAGAAGACTTTAAGCTTCTCAAGATCCAG ACCTGCGTCCTCAAAGTGAACATCCACTGTGATGGCTGTAAGCAGAAAGTCAAGAAATTGCTTCAGAGAATTGAAG GAGTTTACCAAGTAAATATAGATGCAGAGCAGCAGAAAGTGACAGTTTCAGGAAGTGTTGATTCTGCAACATTGATCAAGAAACTGGTTAGAGCAGGGAAGCATGCTGAGCTTTGGTCTCAGAAATCCAACCAAAACCAGAATCAAAAGAACAACTGCATCAAAGATGACAAGAACAACAACAAAGGCCAAAAGCAGGGTTTGATGAAGGGCTTTGAGCCCCTCAAAAACCAGCAGAAGTTCCCCACATTCATCTCTGAGGACGACGatgattattttgatgatgatgaagaagactATGAAGATGAACTGTCGTTTCTCAAAGCAAACCAACTGGGTCAACTTGGTTTACTCAGGCCGCAAGCTGTGGATGCAAATAATGCAAAGAAAGCTGTCGGGGCCATGGCTGCTGCTGCAGCCTCCaacactaataataaaatgaacaaCAATGTGGGAAATGGAAATGCCGGAAAGAAAGGGAACCCGAATCAGAATGTGGGAATGAAGGTCATTAATCCTAATGGGATTGATCAGAAAACCATGGAAGCTCTGAAAATGAACAATGTTTTGAATGGTGGAAACATcaatggtggtggtggtggtggtggggaTGTCAAAAGGGGAAATGATATAAATGCTATGATGAATCTTGCTGGATTTCATGGAAACGGTGCTAATATTCCGTCCGCTGCTACTGCTTTAAGAGGCAGTGCCAATGGCTTGAATGGGTTTCAAGCGGTTCAACCCAACAATGGTTTTCAGAATTCCACTGCAGCAGCAGGATTTCCAAATGGTACAGGTCAATACCCCCCATCAGCCATGCTCATGAACATGAATGGAATGAACCATCCATCACAAATGATGATGAACATGAACATGCAAAACAGGCATGCCATGCAACAACCCCAGATGATGTATCATAGGTCCCCTTTTGTTCCTCCAAACACTGGATACTACTATAATTATAGCCCAGCTCCATACTCCTATCCTGAGCAACCTAATTATAGCGGTGACCACTCTGTAGCATCAGCAACAACCCATATGTTCAGCGACGAGAACACAAGCAGCTGCTCCATAATGTAA